The window TATGCACGTGAATTAATTTTCCCACCCGTGATACCATTCCTTTGAAGCTTTTCTGCACTGTCTCTAATACATTCTCCAGACATTCTGGTGCCCAGATGGGACGTAATACTACAGTTGATGCTGAACCAGAGTTTTGTTAATGTTCATCACAGCTCCCTTCTTCTTGTAATCTCTGACTTATTGCTAATGTCGAGAGCTTTGCATGCATTAGTAGTCGCCCTGCCCCTGTCATtggtttgtgacaataaagctccGATTCGCCTGCCCAAGTAAAGTCTGTGTGATGCACTTGGGATAATTTCTGAAACTTACATTTCTGTGAACGATTAGACCCAGAGTTTAATGTTCTAAAACATTGCAGGACTCAGGAAGCAGGATTAAACCAATAGAACAGATATTACACGGATGATGGGTTCTAGAAAATGAGATTCAGAGAATGTAAATTAATGTCTCAGAAAATCAGTCATTTTTAGACAAAAATTTCCACTTTTTCTGGTTTCTGTTTGTGAAGCCGATCCAGTGGAGAACTGATCACAACTCCATTCCAAAGTCCACTGCGTAAAAAGGGCGTTTGATGCAAATTCAATAACTTCGGAAAGGAAAACCAGATTCTAGTTTCAAGGGAAAATGTGACAACGCTATCGGGATAAATATCGGAAAgcctttgtttttatttaacaGGCGTCAGAGTCTTAGCTTCGAGCTAATCGTTCTTATTGATTATAATTAGAATTCAAACCAGTATTGTGAAGATCGCCAACTCACCTGTCCTTGTCTCTGCTTTGGGGAAAGACACGCTCTTTGACCAATTTTTGTTTGGAGACCCCAGTTGAACAACACAAGTACATACAGCGTCGTTTCTCCACATATCCATCGACACCATGATCTGGCTGGTGATGCTGTAGGTCCCGTCCTCCTCCAGTGTACCGGGATCGCTCGATCCCTCGGCCACGAGGCCGGAAATATTCCAGAAAATAGCAATCCTGTTCGAAGAAAGTCCACTGACCAAACACACCAAGGGGACGGTTTCCCTGGAATTCTCCTCCCCCTGTGGCACAAATATCAGCACCGCCGTCTTACTGGTGGAACTGTCTGCACAGATTGAGACATAGTCAACTATTGATTCACACAAAATGATAATACCGTGCATGATCAGAATTCATTTCAATTGTTGTCTTACCTCCAACCAGTAGTGTAGCTGCTTTCTGGAGCGGTGCATTGCTATACATATTAGCACAGTAGTATGGACCCGAATCATTCGGATGGACATTGCGGATTTCCAGAATCAGTACATTTTTTATGTTGCCTTTTTTAGAAACGAACTTACAATCCGCCCCGCTACAGGATGAAATGTCGATTGCTTTCGGTGCTTCACCAACTCCTTGTTTATACCAGCCATAGCTAGACACCAATTCCACTtcgtaaatgtaatgacaggttaattccaccatctgcccgacTTCAGCTGTCATTGGGAAGGGGATGTGAGACAGAGTGGACTCGGAGTCTGTAACCAGAAAGATTATTTTTTCGTTATCGATGATTAATGAGAGATTGGAAACATCCGCTTTGAAACGCTTCAGCTGTAATTAAATAACGATCTCATTGTTGTTTTACAGAGATTTTGGTAAGATTTATTCTTCAATTTATTTTTGCCTAGGTTTTGTAGGAGAAAGCAGTATACACACTGGCACTAACTGGTGAAATTCCTTCACCTGATCAGTGGATCACAGTTTTATTTCAAGAAACACGCATTCTCACATTTTACTGAACGAAGGGAATTCCGGTTATATTTCCCACCGCCGGTTACTCACCGTAACCCCTCAGCACCAGGAAAATGAGTGTCAGGTGGAAATGTTCCTTCGCCATGTTGATCCGGAGACTGCTCCCCGTTTTCGCTCTCACTCGCTTGTTACTGCGGCCGGAGTGGCCACAGACTGACCCGAACTCATGGCCAGATCCAGCGGAAACGATGACGATGTGTTCTCTGGAAAGTATGACACCATTCTGTGAGCGGTGTCTTGGTGAATATGACGTTCATTTGCACTCCCGTCACTGCCTGTGTGTCACAGCTGACAATAAACAGACGACCTCACAACAATCTGATTGGCTGTAGTTCAGAGTCGGGGCGGAATAAtaactgcagggatctgtgctgcatATTGTAGTTAGTAATTAACTCAAGTTTATCCATCCCAGATTGTCATTGGCATCATGTTGCTGATCCAACTTGTCAGACATCTACCAGGTCTACCCTCAGCCTTGTCTTCGCCAGTTCAACAATCACCAGCCTGTTCCTTATTTTTAATTATTAATGACATTTTGGCCCTGCTCTCATTCTTGTAAATCGTGTTTGCTGCATTGCCAATATCCTTTTTGCATTTTGGGGGGCCAGTAATTTGCAGTTAGTCCAAGTATCCGAAACAAGGACCAAAATATGAAAGCAATTCAACTGAATTAGAATAATTTTCTTCTGCAGCCTTCTTTGTGTTTTTCTAGTGAATATCACCAACAAGATCATGAAATGGCCGTTGCTTTCGAATCATTCACAAATCGAATAAATAAAGCTTTTGAGTAGCATAAGGGACAGACTAGAACCTTGGGCCTCTCGTCAACTGCGTTGTATTTCGATTCTGGGCCGTGCTCATACTCGCACATTCTGATGTTGACTGAGTGGCTTCTTCTTAAACAAAAGTTCGAGCAGAAACGACTTGCATTCCGTGTTGACAAAGGGTTAAGATAAAAACATTTACCCTTTAGGTAAAATAGTAAACATTATTAAACGGTGAACTGGGAAAATACTCGAGTTCATTTAGCCTGCATGCCATCTGTTCGTAAATCTGCGAATAAAGGTTTCTGGTGGTCGACGTTCCCAATACAATCCCCCACAGTTTCCTAAATATATGCCTTAGAAAACATTTGGAAGTCATTATAAGTGGAAATTCAGTCCAAGCCGGACAGAGTACATTTCTTAGAAGCTGCAGTAAGGAAAGATATTAGAGGAGGGAAATTAAGATTTAGTGAATGAAAGTTGTCCAATGTACTTTTTTAGAAATACAAAGATTTGCATTGATCTTCTGTTGAAAGCAATAGGTCACCAATTTATATTCGTTCGTTCATAGAACGTGATCATCGCTGGTCAGTGCGGCAataattgtccatccctaaatgtCTCTACATTATGAGAGAAATAGACAGGGTGTAAACTCAGTCTCTTTTCCAAGCGTGGACGtgtgggtctggtttagcacagggctaaatatctggcatttaaagcagaccaaggcaggccagcagcacggttcaatttccgtaccagactccccgaacaggcgccggaacgtggcgactaggggcttttgacactaaattcat of the Scyliorhinus canicula chromosome 30, sScyCan1.1, whole genome shotgun sequence genome contains:
- the LOC119958657 gene encoding uncharacterized protein LOC119958657 isoform X1 produces the protein MYSNAPLQKAATLLVGDSSTSKTAVLIFVPQGEENSRETVPLVCLVSGLSSNRIAIFWNISGLVAEGSSDPGTLEEDGTYSITSQIMVSMDMWRNDAVCTCVVQLGSPNKNWSKSVSFPKAETRTGWCSRALPAFITVLVVLLLLLILLSIWICKGGRSGKLDNKSQNENLRETTQAVLRLKERHTGDHHQSQTQRLNDGALRTQGGPLYASLDLAALEKRSKKKAGRR
- the LOC119958657 gene encoding uncharacterized protein LOC119958657 isoform X3, yielding MYSNAPLQKAATLLVGDSSTSKTAVLIFVPQGEENSRETVPLVCLVSGLSSNRIAIFWNISGLVAEGSSDPGTLEEDGTYSITSQIMVSMDMWRNDAVCTCVVQLGSPNKNWSKSVSFPKAETRTGKLDNKSQNENLRETTQAVLRLKERHTGDHHQSQTQRLNDGALRTQGGPLYASLDLAALEKRSKKKAGRR